DNA sequence from the bacterium genome:
TTCTTTTCTTTAAACAAACCACCCAGCCTTGCCTCACCAAAACAGATGAGGGGTTTTTCTAATAACAATGCTTCTAATCCTACATAGCCTGAACCAATTATAATCTCTGAGGAAGCAATGATCTCAGTTATAGAATCCTGCCAGCCAATAAAGGTAATCACCTCTCCCATGACTTTGTTTATTCTCTCTAATGCCTCCTTAACCTCCTTACTTCTCTTTCCATCTCCCACAATCAAAAGCCTTGTTTTAGGAATACTAGATAAAACCTTGGGCATTGATTCAATGGCAAGCAAAGCACAATCTGCCTTAGGCCCATTCATCCTTGAGATATAGGCAATTTCTAAAGGGGTTTTGTCTCTTGCTTCTTGTTCCTGAGTTTTTACTTCTATAGGATGGGGAATAACCCTTATTCTTTTCTCATTTATGCCAAACTCATTGATAAGATGATCCTTTATTATCTTACTTGGAGCAATAACAATCCTTCCAAAGCAAGGAAAAATCTTACTGGAAAAATGCACCGGAAGCATCCCATG
Encoded proteins:
- a CDS encoding glycosyltransferase; protein product: MNILHILSQEFLTGAETYAVLLGNFFTKQGNLLFYTSDKMHRNIEGKFYPLPIHRNNKSLFGRIKNIIRLIFLIKKEGIEICHTHSRAGSFLAYFACKFCRIPYVTTVHGMLPVHFSSKIFPCFGRIVIAPSKIIKDHLINEFGINEKRIRVIPHPIEVKTQEQEARDKTPLEIAYISRMNGPKADCALLAIESMPKVLSSIPKTRLLIVGDGKRSKEVKEALERINKVMGEVITFIGWQDSITEIIASSEIIIGSGYVGLEALLLEKPLICFGEARLGGLFKEK